A region from the Enterobacter roggenkampii genome encodes:
- the betT gene encoding choline BCCT transporter BetT: protein MTDLSQDREKDKINPVVFYTSAGLILLFSLTTIFFRDFSAEWIGRTLNWVSKTFGWYYLLAATLYIVFVVCIACSRFGSVKLGPEQSKPEFSLLSWAAMLFAAGIGIDLMFFSVAEPVTQYMQPPEGAGQTMEAARQAMVWTLFHYGLTGWSMYALMGMALGYFSYRYNLPLTIRSALYPIFGKKINGPIGHSVDIAAVIGTIFGIATTLGIGVVQLNYGLSVLFDIPDSMAAKAALIALSVIIATISVTSGVDKGIRVLSELNVALALGLILFVLFMGDTSFLLNALVLNVGDYVNRFMGMTLNSFAFDRPVEWMNSWTLFFWAWWVAWSPFVGLFLARISRGRTIRQFVMGTLIIPFTFTLLWLSVFGNSALHEIIHGNATFAQEAMAHPERGFYSLLAQYPAFTFSASVATITGLLFYVTSADSGALVLGNFTSKLKDINSDAPNWLRIFWSVAIGLLTLGMLMTNGISALQNTTVIMGLPFSFVIFFVMAGLYKSLKVEDYRRVSASRDTAPRPMGAQDRLSWKKRLSRLMNYPGTRYTKQMMETVCFPAMEEVAQELKLRGAYVELKNLPPEEGETLGHLDLLVHMGDEQNFVYQIWPQQYSVPGFTYRARSGKSTYYRLETFLLEGSQGNDLMDYSKEQVITDILDQYERHLNFIHLHREAPGNSVMFPDT from the coding sequence ATGACAGACCTTTCACAGGACAGAGAAAAAGACAAAATCAACCCGGTCGTTTTTTATACGTCCGCCGGGCTGATTTTGTTGTTTTCCCTGACAACGATCTTCTTTCGCGATTTTTCTGCCGAGTGGATTGGGCGCACCCTGAACTGGGTGTCGAAGACCTTCGGCTGGTACTACCTGCTGGCGGCGACGCTCTATATCGTCTTTGTGGTCTGCATTGCCTGCTCGCGCTTCGGCTCCGTGAAGCTCGGGCCAGAGCAGTCCAAGCCAGAATTCAGCCTGCTGAGCTGGGCCGCGATGCTGTTTGCCGCGGGCATCGGCATTGATCTGATGTTCTTCTCCGTGGCGGAACCGGTCACGCAGTATATGCAGCCGCCGGAAGGGGCAGGGCAGACGATGGAGGCCGCGCGCCAGGCGATGGTCTGGACGCTGTTCCACTACGGCCTGACCGGCTGGTCAATGTACGCCCTGATGGGCATGGCGCTGGGATACTTTAGCTATCGTTATAATTTGCCCCTCACCATTCGCTCCGCGCTGTACCCGATTTTCGGTAAAAAGATTAACGGCCCGATTGGCCACAGCGTCGATATCGCGGCGGTGATCGGCACCATCTTCGGTATTGCGACCACGCTCGGGATTGGCGTGGTGCAGCTCAACTACGGGCTGAGCGTGCTGTTTGATATTCCGGATTCGATGGCGGCGAAAGCGGCGCTGATTGCGCTCTCCGTCATTATTGCCACCATTTCGGTGACGTCGGGCGTCGATAAAGGCATCCGCGTGCTCTCCGAACTGAACGTGGCGCTGGCGCTGGGCCTCATCCTGTTCGTGCTGTTTATGGGCGACACCTCGTTCCTGCTCAATGCCTTGGTGCTGAACGTGGGCGACTACGTGAACCGCTTTATGGGCATGACGCTGAACAGCTTCGCCTTTGACCGTCCGGTGGAGTGGATGAACAGCTGGACGCTGTTCTTCTGGGCGTGGTGGGTCGCATGGTCGCCGTTTGTCGGCCTGTTCCTGGCGCGTATTTCGCGCGGGCGCACCATCCGCCAGTTTGTGATGGGCACGCTGATTATCCCGTTCACCTTTACCCTGCTGTGGCTGTCGGTGTTCGGCAACAGCGCGCTGCACGAGATTATCCACGGCAACGCGACCTTTGCACAGGAAGCGATGGCGCACCCGGAGCGCGGCTTCTACAGCCTGCTGGCGCAGTACCCGGCGTTCACCTTTAGCGCCTCCGTAGCGACCATTACCGGCCTGCTGTTTTACGTCACCTCAGCGGATTCCGGCGCGCTGGTGCTGGGTAACTTCACCTCGAAGCTGAAGGACATCAACAGCGATGCCCCGAACTGGCTGCGCATCTTCTGGTCGGTCGCCATCGGCCTGCTGACGCTCGGCATGCTGATGACCAACGGTATCTCGGCGCTACAGAACACCACGGTGATCATGGGGCTGCCGTTCAGCTTCGTCATCTTCTTTGTGATGGCCGGGCTGTATAAATCGCTCAAGGTGGAAGATTACCGCCGTGTCAGCGCCAGCCGCGACACCGCACCGCGTCCGATGGGGGCCCAGGACAGGCTGAGCTGGAAGAAACGCCTGTCGCGCCTGATGAACTACCCGGGCACGCGCTACACCAAACAGATGATGGAGACGGTCTGCTTCCCGGCAATGGAAGAGGTGGCGCAGGAGCTGAAGCTGCGCGGCGCCTACGTGGAGCTGAAAAACCTGCCGCCGGAGGAGGGCGAGACCCTGGGGCACCTGGACCTGCTGGTGCACATGGGCGACGAGCAGAACTTTGTCTACCAGATCTGGCCGCAGCAGTACTCGGTCCCCGGCTTTACCTACCGGGCGCGCAGCGGGAAGTCGACCTACTACCGGCTGGAGACCTTCCTGCTGGAAGGAAGTCAGGGGAATGATTTGATGGACTACAGCAAGGAGCAGGTGATTACGGATATTCTGGACCAGTATGAACGGCACCTGAACTTTATCCATCTGCACAGGGAAGCGCCGGGGAATAGCGTGATGTTCCCGGATACGTAA
- a CDS encoding fimbrial protein, whose protein sequence is MQTKVTRVIRNVLTAAAVSGITFAAQAADGKINFTGTILDSACTIESSTANQTVNLGKIPKSSFSAAGSVAAATRFSIMLNNCPAAVTSASIKFDGTADSSDTSILALNSDQTAKGVGVAFYEEDGITAIPLATQSKSITLDTSAGEDAANSNKMTFVAKYKATQAAVVAGTANATSDFTITYQ, encoded by the coding sequence ATGCAAACTAAAGTTACCCGTGTAATTCGTAATGTACTGACGGCCGCTGCCGTGAGTGGAATCACCTTTGCCGCTCAGGCGGCCGATGGAAAAATTAATTTCACCGGCACAATCCTTGATTCGGCCTGTACGATTGAATCCAGTACGGCGAATCAGACCGTTAACCTTGGGAAAATCCCTAAAAGCTCGTTCAGCGCGGCCGGATCTGTTGCTGCTGCAACCCGCTTCAGCATAATGTTGAACAATTGCCCCGCGGCCGTTACCTCTGCATCTATTAAGTTTGATGGTACTGCGGACAGCTCTGACACCAGTATTCTTGCGCTGAACAGCGATCAAACGGCGAAAGGTGTAGGCGTTGCGTTTTATGAAGAGGATGGCATTACCGCGATCCCTCTGGCAACCCAGTCGAAGAGCATCACCCTTGACACCAGCGCAGGCGAAGATGCCGCAAACAGCAATAAGATGACCTTCGTGGCCAAATATAAGGCAACGCAGGCTGCCGTGGTGGCGGGTACGGCAAACGCGACGTCAGATTTTACCATTACCTATCAGTAA
- a CDS encoding molecular chaperone, giving the protein MMSQLIRTIALSGVCLLSLPVQASITVGGTRLIYNGNESEASLPVSNSRDAVPYLIQSWVELGENSKEKVPFIVTPPLFRLDGGHENTLRIIYTGEKTLPDNRESIFWLNVKSIPSMTRSDENRLLIAVKTRMKIFYRPAALASEKSGEAWTKLKFETRGEHLVINNPTPFYVSLYSLTIGNKTIAQPPMISPFSSATVAGSGTQVAWKAINDFGGVTTEKRQMLK; this is encoded by the coding sequence ATGATGAGTCAACTTATTCGAACGATTGCGTTATCAGGCGTTTGCCTGCTCTCTCTACCGGTTCAGGCCAGCATAACCGTCGGGGGGACACGCTTAATTTATAATGGAAATGAAAGCGAAGCCTCACTCCCGGTGAGTAACAGTCGGGATGCCGTTCCCTATTTAATTCAGTCATGGGTTGAGTTAGGTGAAAACTCGAAGGAGAAGGTTCCTTTTATCGTTACGCCGCCCCTGTTCCGCCTAGACGGAGGCCATGAAAATACGCTGCGGATCATTTATACCGGTGAAAAAACACTGCCTGATAATCGCGAATCTATCTTTTGGCTAAACGTTAAGTCTATTCCCTCAATGACCCGGTCAGATGAAAATCGGCTGCTTATTGCCGTTAAGACGCGTATGAAAATTTTCTATCGCCCTGCGGCGCTGGCGTCTGAAAAATCCGGTGAAGCATGGACGAAATTAAAGTTTGAGACGCGCGGTGAACACCTGGTGATTAATAACCCAACGCCGTTCTACGTTTCTCTTTATTCATTAACGATTGGCAATAAAACGATTGCGCAGCCGCCGATGATTTCACCCTTTAGTTCCGCAACGGTGGCCGGCAGTGGAACGCAGGTGGCCTGGAAAGCCATAAATGATTTTGGTGGCGTAACGACAGAAAAGCGCCAGATGCTGAAATAA
- a CDS encoding fimbria/pilus outer membrane usher protein, with protein MADALEKTHSTSQGIDLGRFERGEQLPGTYRVEIWLNENYIRTENISFVSVNGVGLAPELNRSVLESVGVRVKAFPELSMLPAEAIITDPGAFIPDASTRLDFDRQRLDISIPQSALNARARGTVDPSRWNQGISALLVNYSINGSRSWSRDGEAQDQLYTNLQSGINAGPWRLRNYSTVTKNNGKQSFSSLNTTLSRDVQFLRGQFQVGETSTPGDVFDSVMFRGAQIFSDDTMLPESMRGFAPIIRGIARTNATVTVKQNGYTVYQTYVAPGSFIIRDLYPTSASGDLDIVVTEADGSVQHFVQPFSAVPVMLREGRVKYALSTGEFRTTKHGAHTPTFGLGTLAYGLSNNLTLYGGVLGASNYASGVLGSGLSFGDIGSLSADVTLAESQLVEEKNRRSRGQSYRVQYSKTVATTDTTVTLASYRYSTEGFYTFQEVNEFSSQRYNKRSRLQLNLSQSLQSWGNFYISAYQQDYWGRQGYERNVSTGFNTSIRDINYSLGYTYSETPGKDRRDQIVAFNLQVPLSKWLPQSWASYSVNMQKNGPETHLVGLSGTALSDNNLSYLVQQGYTSSGGESRSSLSGTYKGGYGTVSAGYNYSRQNSQLNFGLQGGVVGHEHGVTFSQPLGDTIVLLEAQGASGVSVRNNPGVKTDWRGYAVVPYASAYQENRIAIDIGSLGTDVDMDESVVNVVPTRGAVVRATFKARTGFRALITLLYQNSPVPFGAMVKLNGSDAMSIVGSDGEVYMSGLNDGDSITVQWGAKTCRAKINLNALPGKIQRTAATCR; from the coding sequence ATGGCCGATGCGCTTGAAAAAACACACTCGACTTCTCAGGGCATCGATCTGGGCCGCTTCGAGCGGGGAGAACAGTTACCCGGCACCTACAGGGTGGAAATATGGCTTAATGAAAATTATATCCGAACGGAAAATATCTCTTTTGTATCTGTTAACGGCGTCGGGCTGGCGCCGGAGCTTAACCGGAGCGTGCTGGAATCAGTTGGTGTCAGGGTCAAGGCATTTCCTGAATTATCCATGCTGCCTGCCGAGGCAATAATTACCGATCCCGGCGCATTTATACCGGATGCCTCCACCCGGCTGGATTTTGACAGGCAGAGACTGGATATCTCTATCCCTCAATCGGCGCTTAACGCGCGGGCACGCGGCACCGTTGATCCGTCGCGCTGGAACCAGGGCATTTCTGCACTGCTGGTAAATTACAGCATCAACGGCTCGCGCAGCTGGAGCCGGGACGGTGAGGCGCAGGATCAGCTTTACACCAATCTGCAAAGCGGTATTAATGCGGGACCGTGGCGCCTGCGTAACTACAGCACCGTGACGAAGAACAACGGAAAGCAGTCGTTTTCGTCGTTGAATACGACCCTGAGCCGCGACGTCCAGTTTTTGAGAGGGCAGTTTCAGGTGGGGGAAACCAGCACCCCCGGCGACGTGTTTGACAGCGTGATGTTTCGCGGCGCCCAAATTTTTTCCGATGACACCATGTTGCCGGAAAGCATGCGCGGCTTCGCCCCCATCATTCGGGGGATCGCCCGCACCAACGCCACGGTTACCGTGAAGCAAAACGGCTACACGGTTTATCAAACCTACGTGGCGCCTGGCAGCTTTATCATTCGCGATCTTTATCCTACGTCAGCGAGCGGCGATCTGGATATTGTCGTCACCGAAGCTGACGGCAGCGTCCAGCATTTCGTGCAACCTTTCTCCGCGGTTCCCGTCATGCTGCGGGAAGGCCGCGTGAAGTATGCGCTGAGCACAGGCGAGTTTCGAACGACGAAGCATGGGGCACATACGCCCACATTTGGCCTGGGCACGTTGGCTTATGGCCTCTCCAATAATCTCACGCTGTACGGTGGCGTCCTGGGGGCAAGTAACTATGCGTCCGGCGTGCTTGGTTCCGGCCTCAGCTTTGGCGATATAGGCTCACTATCGGCGGACGTTACCCTTGCCGAAAGCCAGCTCGTTGAGGAGAAAAATCGCCGCAGCCGGGGACAGTCCTATCGGGTGCAGTATTCAAAAACGGTGGCCACGACCGATACCACCGTGACGCTCGCAAGCTATCGCTACTCCACGGAAGGCTTTTATACCTTCCAGGAGGTGAATGAATTCAGCAGCCAGCGCTACAACAAGCGAAGCCGACTGCAACTCAACCTCAGCCAGTCGCTGCAAAGCTGGGGAAATTTTTATATTTCGGCATACCAGCAGGACTACTGGGGCAGACAGGGCTATGAGCGCAACGTCAGCACCGGCTTTAACACCAGTATTCGCGATATCAATTACTCGCTCGGCTACACCTACAGCGAAACGCCGGGCAAAGACCGTAGGGACCAGATTGTAGCCTTTAACTTACAGGTGCCGCTGAGCAAATGGCTGCCGCAAAGCTGGGCCAGCTATAGCGTGAATATGCAAAAGAACGGTCCTGAGACGCACCTGGTGGGTCTGAGCGGCACCGCACTCTCTGATAATAACCTGAGCTACCTTGTCCAGCAGGGCTATACGTCGTCTGGCGGAGAATCGAGAAGTTCCTTAAGCGGAACCTATAAAGGCGGCTACGGTACCGTAAGCGCAGGCTACAACTACAGCCGACAGAACAGTCAGCTGAACTTCGGTCTGCAGGGGGGGGTTGTCGGCCACGAGCATGGCGTGACGTTCTCTCAGCCGCTGGGGGATACCATTGTGCTGCTAGAAGCGCAGGGCGCATCAGGCGTGAGCGTGCGCAATAACCCTGGCGTTAAAACGGACTGGCGCGGATATGCGGTAGTGCCCTATGCCAGCGCTTATCAGGAAAACCGGATTGCGATAGACATCGGTTCGCTGGGGACGGACGTGGATATGGACGAATCCGTAGTCAACGTCGTACCTACGCGCGGTGCCGTGGTGCGCGCGACGTTCAAAGCGAGAACAGGGTTCCGTGCTCTGATAACGTTGCTGTATCAGAACTCGCCGGTGCCCTTTGGGGCCATGGTAAAGCTTAACGGAAGCGATGCGATGAGCATTGTCGGGAGCGACGGAGAGGTCTATATGAGCGGCCTGAACGACGGTGACAGCATAACGGTACAGTGGGGAGCGAAAACCTGTCGCGCCAAAATAAACTTGAACGCCTTACCGGGTAAAATTCAGCGTACCGCTGCGACGTGTCGTTAA
- a CDS encoding fimbrial protein, which yields MSTVFKIATAAVGCAVSLNAFALCSANDVAVNFDHNIVVQRDAPVGTVLATIITSNPIKCDPEGQQIGYDGSWFIQLSGANTDYGASPLANVRATEVPGIGIRWKNFSSTTQSSEFVTRMDLNNPNWRRGILQDGVSTFTDTFELIKTSTTPETGSIPALAINMEYSTPRSNNIMRLPLFKYIFSPMNISTASCQIEDKNLNINMGIALLPKFNGVGSTQNQVTFSIPLICSAQTAVNVTLDNVSPLADPVNGVLGLNSSSTATGLGIQLKYNDSPVQFGKLIKYGTTTSAGEIVNIPFKAAYYMTSANARSGSVSATASFTMTYR from the coding sequence ATGTCCACCGTATTTAAAATCGCGACGGCAGCCGTGGGATGCGCTGTCTCTCTGAATGCCTTTGCGCTGTGTTCTGCAAACGACGTAGCGGTCAACTTCGATCACAATATTGTCGTTCAGCGGGATGCGCCGGTTGGAACGGTATTAGCAACGATAATTACCAGTAACCCCATAAAATGTGACCCTGAGGGTCAGCAAATCGGATACGATGGCTCGTGGTTTATTCAGCTCTCCGGGGCGAATACGGATTACGGCGCCTCGCCGCTGGCAAACGTGCGGGCGACAGAGGTTCCTGGCATTGGCATCCGGTGGAAGAACTTTTCCAGCACCACGCAAAGTAGCGAATTTGTCACCAGAATGGACCTCAATAACCCGAACTGGAGGCGAGGGATCCTCCAGGATGGTGTATCAACGTTCACGGATACTTTTGAGCTGATCAAAACCAGCACTACCCCGGAGACGGGCTCAATACCCGCTCTGGCGATAAATATGGAATACAGTACTCCGAGAAGTAATAACATTATGCGCCTGCCGCTTTTTAAATATATATTTTCGCCGATGAATATAAGCACTGCATCCTGTCAGATTGAAGATAAAAATTTGAATATTAATATGGGAATTGCGCTATTACCGAAGTTTAACGGCGTCGGCAGCACCCAGAATCAGGTGACATTTTCCATACCGCTTATCTGTAGTGCACAGACCGCAGTGAATGTGACGTTGGATAATGTCAGCCCGCTTGCCGATCCTGTTAACGGAGTATTGGGGTTAAACAGCAGTTCGACGGCTACAGGTTTGGGCATTCAGCTAAAATATAACGATTCGCCCGTGCAGTTCGGCAAGCTTATTAAATACGGCACGACGACCTCGGCAGGAGAAATCGTCAATATTCCCTTTAAGGCCGCTTATTATATGACCTCTGCGAATGCTCGATCAGGCTCGGTGAGCGCCACGGCGTCGTTTACTATGACCTATCGTTAA
- the entD gene encoding enterobactin synthase subunit EntD has translation MHTTHRTFILAGHTVHHVTFDPTTFTDADLLWLPHHAELANAGRKRKAEHLAGRIAAAHALPDHTVPGIGPSGEPLWPEGVSGSITHSGTQAMAVVTCDHPAIIGIDCETILSENEAQEIKDGVIDAQEELVLSCSGFPFPLALTLAFSAKESLFKALFPKVQSWMGFDSTRVTQLDDKTLTLALTLQRAGYAKATAFTLHWRQHGEQAITLL, from the coding sequence ATGCACACCACCCACCGCACGTTCATTCTCGCCGGCCATACCGTACACCACGTCACCTTCGACCCAACCACCTTCACCGACGCCGATCTCCTCTGGCTCCCCCACCACGCTGAGCTTGCAAACGCCGGGCGCAAACGCAAAGCCGAGCATCTGGCAGGCCGCATCGCCGCCGCGCATGCCTTACCTGACCACACCGTGCCCGGCATCGGCCCCAGCGGTGAACCGCTCTGGCCGGAAGGCGTTTCAGGGAGCATCACCCACAGCGGCACGCAGGCGATGGCGGTTGTAACATGCGACCATCCGGCGATTATCGGCATCGATTGCGAAACGATCCTCTCCGAGAATGAAGCTCAGGAAATAAAAGACGGCGTCATTGATGCCCAGGAAGAGCTCGTCCTTTCCTGCTCAGGTTTTCCGTTCCCCCTCGCCCTGACGCTGGCGTTTAGCGCCAAAGAGAGCCTGTTCAAAGCCCTCTTTCCGAAGGTACAGTCCTGGATGGGGTTTGACAGCACTCGCGTCACACAGCTCGACGATAAAACGCTTACCCTGGCATTAACCCTTCAACGCGCAGGATACGCCAAAGCCACCGCCTTCACCCTTCACTGGCGACAGCACGGCGAACAGGCGATCACCCTGCTGTAA
- a CDS encoding TonB-dependent siderophore receptor has product MNKKIHSLALLVNLGIYGVALPALADDNTASAQHEDTMVITAAEQNLQAPGVSTITADEIRKNPPARDVAEIIRTMPGVNLTGNSTSGQRGNNRQIDIRGMGPENTLILIDGKPVTSRNSIRLGWRGERDTRGDTGWVPPEMIERIEVIRGPAAARYGNGAAGGVVNIITKKFDDQWHGSWNTYLNAPEHKDEGSTKRTNFSLSGPLGGDFSFRMFGNLDKTQADAWDINQGHQSDRTGAYADTLPAGREGVENKDINGVVRWDFAPMQSLEFEAGYSRQNNLYAGDTQNTNNDNSSSGLVKKNYGKETNRIYRQNFAVTWNGGWDNGITTSNWAQYEHTRNSRLGEGLAGGTEGLFNSNKFTDTDLADVMLHSEINLPIDFLVNQNLTLGTEWNQQRMKDSTSFTQTLQGGTIPGMSNDRSPYTSAEIFSLFAENNMELTDSTMLTPALRFDHHTIVGNNWSPSLNLSQGLGDDFTLKMGIARAYKAPSLYQTNPNYLLYSKGQGCYASSDGVGCYMMGNDDLKAETSINKEIGLEWKRDGWLAGVTWFRNDYRNKIEAGYAPIGHTSSGKVQTDIYQWENVPKAVVEGLEGSLNVPVSDTINWTNNITYMLQSKNKETGDRLSIIPEYTLNSTLSWQVHQDVSLQSTFTWYGKQQPKKYNYKGQPVTGSEKDEVSPYSIVGLSATWDMTKNVSLTGGVDNVFDKRQWRAGNAQTTGNATTGAYMYGAGAYTYNEPGRTWYMSVNTRF; this is encoded by the coding sequence ATGAATAAGAAGATTCACTCTCTGGCCTTGCTGGTCAATTTAGGGATTTATGGCGTCGCGCTGCCTGCTCTGGCAGACGACAACACCGCCTCTGCGCAGCACGAAGATACGATGGTGATCACCGCCGCCGAGCAGAATCTGCAGGCGCCGGGGGTATCGACCATCACCGCCGATGAGATCCGGAAAAACCCGCCCGCGCGCGACGTGGCGGAAATCATCCGCACCATGCCGGGCGTTAACCTGACCGGTAACTCCACCAGCGGCCAGCGCGGGAATAACCGTCAGATTGATATCCGCGGCATGGGGCCAGAAAACACCCTGATCCTGATCGACGGCAAGCCGGTGACCAGCCGTAACTCCATCCGTCTGGGCTGGCGCGGCGAGCGTGACACCCGCGGCGATACCGGCTGGGTGCCGCCGGAGATGATCGAGCGCATCGAAGTGATCCGCGGTCCGGCCGCCGCGCGCTACGGCAACGGCGCGGCAGGCGGCGTGGTGAACATCATCACCAAAAAATTCGACGACCAGTGGCACGGCTCCTGGAACACCTACCTGAATGCGCCAGAACACAAGGATGAAGGTTCCACCAAACGCACCAACTTCAGCCTGAGCGGCCCGCTGGGCGGCGACTTCAGCTTCCGCATGTTCGGTAACCTGGACAAAACCCAGGCCGACGCGTGGGACATCAACCAGGGTCACCAGTCTGACCGTACCGGTGCCTACGCCGACACGCTGCCTGCTGGCCGCGAGGGTGTAGAAAATAAAGACATCAACGGCGTGGTGCGCTGGGACTTTGCGCCGATGCAGTCTCTGGAATTTGAGGCGGGCTACAGCCGTCAGAATAACCTCTACGCCGGTGATACCCAGAACACCAACAACGACAACAGCTCCAGCGGCCTGGTGAAAAAGAACTACGGCAAAGAGACCAACCGTATCTATCGCCAGAACTTCGCGGTGACCTGGAACGGCGGCTGGGATAACGGCATTACCACCAGCAACTGGGCGCAGTACGAGCACACCCGCAACTCCCGTCTGGGTGAAGGGCTGGCGGGCGGTACGGAAGGCTTGTTCAACAGCAATAAATTCACCGACACCGATCTGGCCGACGTGATGCTGCACAGCGAAATCAACCTGCCGATTGATTTCCTCGTTAACCAGAACCTGACGCTGGGTACCGAGTGGAACCAGCAGCGCATGAAAGATTCCACCTCCTTCACGCAAACCCTGCAGGGCGGCACCATTCCGGGCATGAGTAACGATCGCAGCCCGTACACCTCAGCGGAAATCTTCTCCCTGTTCGCTGAGAACAACATGGAGCTGACCGACAGCACCATGCTGACCCCTGCCCTGCGCTTCGACCACCACACCATCGTCGGCAACAACTGGAGCCCGTCCCTGAACCTGTCGCAGGGTCTGGGGGATGACTTCACGCTGAAGATGGGTATCGCCCGCGCCTATAAAGCGCCAAGCCTGTATCAGACCAACCCGAACTACCTGCTCTACAGCAAAGGTCAGGGCTGCTACGCCAGCTCCGACGGCGTAGGCTGCTACATGATGGGTAACGACGATCTTAAGGCCGAAACCAGCATCAACAAAGAGATTGGTCTGGAGTGGAAGCGCGACGGCTGGCTGGCGGGCGTGACCTGGTTCCGCAACGACTACCGCAACAAGATCGAAGCGGGCTACGCGCCGATCGGCCACACCTCATCTGGTAAAGTGCAGACGGATATCTACCAGTGGGAAAACGTGCCGAAAGCGGTGGTTGAAGGGCTGGAAGGCTCCCTGAACGTGCCGGTCAGCGACACCATTAACTGGACCAACAACATCACCTACATGCTGCAGAGCAAGAACAAGGAGACCGGCGACCGTCTGTCGATCATTCCGGAGTACACGCTGAACTCGACACTGAGCTGGCAGGTTCATCAGGACGTGTCGCTCCAGTCGACCTTTACCTGGTACGGCAAGCAGCAGCCGAAGAAGTACAACTACAAAGGTCAGCCTGTGACCGGGTCTGAAAAAGACGAGGTCAGCCCGTACAGCATCGTTGGTCTGAGCGCGACCTGGGACATGACCAAAAACGTCAGCCTGACCGGCGGCGTGGATAACGTCTTCGACAAGCGCCAGTGGCGTGCGGGTAATGCCCAGACGACCGGGAACGCCACCACCGGCGCGTATATGTACGGCGCGGGGGCTTATACCTATAATGAGCCAGGCCGCACGTGGTATATGAGCGTGAATACGCGATTCTGA
- the fes gene encoding enterochelin esterase gives MTALTTGSEAWWQSKNGPEWTPEKGNYRVTFWWRDPAGTQRTSPIKRVWLYVTGVTDHHQNARPQSLERIPDTDVWQWQGEFSPEWRGSYCFIPSVNENDFASVVFEGEQPERMALREGWRKLLPHAVSDPLNPQSWRGGRGHAVSALEMPEAPVQPGWNHPDTPYQPPVCIEWESARLKNRRRVWTFTTGSDDSERPLAVLLDGQFWAESMPVWPALASLTAGRNLPPAVYVLIDVIDMAHRNRELPCNPDFWLAVQEELLPLVKKRAPFSDRADRTVVAGQSFGGLSSLYAALHWPQRFGCVLSQSGSYWWPHRGGQQDGLLIEQLKTGEISPRGLRILLEAGRNEPLIFRANQAIYAELHTHQPVIWRQVDGGHDALCWRGGLTQGLITLWQPLIH, from the coding sequence GTGACGGCGTTAACAACGGGAAGTGAAGCGTGGTGGCAGTCGAAAAACGGGCCTGAATGGACGCCGGAAAAGGGAAACTATCGCGTCACGTTCTGGTGGCGTGACCCGGCAGGAACGCAAAGAACGTCACCGATCAAACGCGTCTGGCTCTACGTCACCGGCGTGACCGATCACCACCAAAATGCCCGCCCGCAGTCCCTCGAACGCATTCCCGATACCGACGTCTGGCAGTGGCAGGGCGAGTTCAGCCCCGAGTGGCGCGGAAGCTACTGTTTTATCCCTTCCGTGAATGAAAACGATTTTGCCAGCGTCGTGTTTGAAGGCGAGCAGCCGGAACGCATGGCGCTGCGTGAAGGCTGGCGCAAGCTGCTGCCGCACGCGGTTTCTGACCCGCTGAACCCGCAAAGCTGGCGCGGCGGGCGCGGCCATGCCGTCTCGGCGCTGGAAATGCCGGAAGCACCGGTTCAGCCGGGGTGGAATCATCCCGATACGCCGTATCAGCCACCAGTCTGCATTGAGTGGGAAAGCGCGCGCCTGAAAAATCGCCGTCGCGTCTGGACTTTCACCACCGGGAGCGACGACTCGGAACGCCCGCTGGCGGTCCTGCTCGACGGGCAGTTCTGGGCCGAAAGCATGCCGGTCTGGCCTGCGCTGGCGTCGCTCACCGCCGGGCGCAACCTGCCGCCAGCGGTCTACGTCTTAATCGATGTTATCGATATGGCGCATCGCAACCGCGAGCTGCCGTGCAATCCCGACTTCTGGCTGGCGGTGCAGGAAGAACTTCTCCCCCTTGTTAAAAAACGCGCGCCGTTCAGCGACCGCGCCGACCGTACGGTGGTCGCAGGGCAAAGCTTTGGCGGTCTATCATCCCTTTATGCCGCACTGCACTGGCCGCAGCGTTTTGGCTGCGTGCTTAGCCAGTCCGGCTCCTACTGGTGGCCACACCGCGGCGGCCAGCAGGACGGGCTGTTAATCGAGCAACTTAAAACCGGCGAAATATCCCCTCGCGGGTTACGCATCCTTCTTGAGGCCGGGCGCAACGAGCCGCTCATCTTCCGCGCGAATCAGGCGATATATGCCGAACTGCACACACACCAACCGGTTATCTGGCGTCAGGTTGACGGCGGACACGATGCGCTTTGCTGGCGCGGTGGGCTGACGCAGGGGCTTATCACCCTCTGGCAGCCGCTTATTCACTAA